A single window of Desulfobacterales bacterium DNA harbors:
- a CDS encoding 1-deoxy-D-xylulose-5-phosphate reductoisomerase yields the protein MKKISILGSTGSIGTNVLDLVARFPGRFQVEGLAAGSNISLLREQIARFSPRLVSVAAPETAADLIASLPAGWGDRVVCGPEGNQQVAVIDTVEMVVSAIVGAAGLLPTLAAIRAGKDVALANKETLVMAGSLVMEEVRRQGVNLRPVDSEHSAVSQALAAGRRQDLARIILTASGGPFRNFSTSELWDVSPEQALAHPNWEMGRKISIDSATLMNKGLEVIEARWLFDVELDRIKVVVHPQSIVHSLVEFVDGSMVAQMGMPDMRGPIGYALSYPERLDPGLPRLDLLSCGKLGFQAPDLERFPALALAYEVCRQGGTLPAVMNAANEVAVSAFLDRRIRFPEIARVVRDTVAALPGERITEVRVVLAADLAARSRAEALIEAIDRNQKTEDIGRNQ from the coding sequence ATAAAAAAAATTTCCATCCTGGGCTCAACCGGGTCCATCGGCACCAATGTCCTGGATCTGGTGGCCCGGTTTCCCGGGCGGTTCCAGGTCGAGGGGCTGGCCGCGGGCAGCAATATCAGCCTGCTCCGTGAGCAGATCGCCCGGTTTTCGCCCCGTCTGGTTTCAGTGGCCGCGCCGGAGACCGCGGCAGACCTGATCGCCTCGCTGCCCGCCGGCTGGGGTGACCGGGTGGTCTGCGGCCCGGAGGGCAACCAACAGGTGGCGGTCATTGATACGGTGGAAATGGTGGTCTCGGCCATTGTCGGGGCTGCCGGACTGCTGCCGACCCTGGCCGCCATCCGGGCCGGCAAGGATGTTGCCCTGGCCAATAAGGAAACCCTGGTGATGGCCGGCTCCCTGGTAATGGAGGAGGTCCGCCGCCAGGGAGTGAACCTGCGGCCGGTGGACAGCGAACACAGCGCAGTGTCCCAGGCCCTGGCCGCCGGCCGCCGGCAGGACCTGGCCCGGATTATTCTTACCGCCTCCGGCGGCCCGTTCCGCAATTTCTCCACTTCCGAACTGTGGGATGTTTCCCCGGAACAGGCCCTGGCTCATCCCAACTGGGAGATGGGCCGGAAGATATCGATCGATTCCGCCACCCTGATGAACAAGGGGCTGGAGGTTATCGAGGCCCGCTGGCTCTTTGACGTGGAACTGGACCGGATCAAGGTGGTGGTGCATCCCCAGAGTATCGTCCATTCCCTGGTCGAGTTTGTTGACGGTTCAATGGTGGCCCAGATGGGGATGCCGGACATGCGGGGTCCCATCGGCTATGCCCTGTCCTATCCGGAAAGGCTGGACCCGGGGCTGCCCCGGCTGGACCTGCTTAGCTGCGGGAAACTCGGTTTTCAGGCCCCTGATCTTGAGCGGTTCCCGGCCCTGGCCCTGGCCTACGAGGTCTGCCGCCAGGGCGGCACCCTGCCGGCGGTGATGAACGCGGCCAACGAGGTGGCGGTGTCCGCCTTTTTAGACCGCCGGATCCGTTTTCCGGAGATCGCCCGGGTGGTCCGGGACACGGTCGCTGCTTTGCCCGGTGAGCGGATCACCGAGGTGCGGGTGGTGCTGGCCGCCGACCTGGCCGCCAGGAGCCGGGCCGAGGCATTGATCGAGGCAATTGACAGAAATCAGAAAACAGAAGACATAGGACGGAACCAATAG
- the rseP gene encoding RIP metalloprotease RseP, with the protein MTTLFSFIVVLGLLIFVHEFGHFLMAKLFRVRVLKFSLGFGPTLFGTRYGETEYVVSAIPLGGYVKMFGESPAAGDEVAVADAPYSFSMKPVWQRFLIVAGGPVFNLLFAAFLFSLIFGIHGIPEPVDTTRIGAVGQDTPAARAGLEAGDVIVALDHEPVASWEDLSQRIMDSHGQPMLFTLLRGEERIEVSLEPAMSPIKDIFGAKVGERYMVGISRAEEVVYNKVSLGSALLAGVEQTWSWIYLTVVGIVKIIQKVVPASELGGPILIAQMAGKQLEAGWTNFLYFMAVISVNLGILNLLPIPILDGGHLVFFSVEAIMRRPVSLRTMEIFQQIGMVLLGTLMIFAFYNDLARLFQ; encoded by the coding sequence ATGACTACCCTGTTTTCCTTTATCGTTGTACTGGGACTGCTGATCTTTGTCCATGAGTTCGGCCATTTTCTGATGGCAAAGCTGTTTCGTGTCCGGGTGCTCAAGTTTTCCCTGGGGTTCGGCCCCACCCTGTTCGGCACCCGTTACGGCGAAACCGAGTATGTGGTGAGCGCGATCCCCCTGGGCGGCTACGTCAAGATGTTCGGGGAAAGCCCGGCGGCCGGCGATGAGGTCGCGGTTGCGGACGCCCCCTATTCCTTTTCCATGAAACCGGTCTGGCAGCGGTTTCTGATCGTGGCCGGCGGCCCGGTCTTCAACCTGTTGTTTGCCGCTTTTCTTTTTTCCCTTATCTTCGGGATACACGGCATCCCCGAGCCGGTGGACACCACCAGGATCGGCGCGGTGGGCCAGGATACCCCGGCGGCCCGGGCCGGGCTCGAGGCCGGCGACGTGATCGTGGCCCTGGACCATGAGCCGGTCGCCAGTTGGGAAGATCTGTCGCAACGGATCATGGACAGCCATGGCCAACCGATGCTCTTTACCCTGCTCCGCGGGGAGGAGCGGATCGAGGTCAGTCTGGAGCCGGCGATGAGTCCGATCAAGGATATCTTCGGGGCCAAGGTCGGCGAACGGTACATGGTCGGGATCTCCCGGGCCGAGGAGGTGGTCTACAACAAGGTCTCGCTGGGATCCGCCCTGCTGGCCGGGGTGGAGCAGACCTGGAGCTGGATCTATCTTACGGTGGTGGGCATTGTCAAGATCATCCAGAAGGTGGTGCCGGCCTCGGAACTGGGCGGCCCGATCCTGATCGCCCAGATGGCCGGCAAGCAGCTGGAGGCGGGCTGGACCAATTTCCTCTACTTCATGGCAGTGATCAGTGTCAATCTCGGCATACTCAACCTGTTGCCGATTCCGATCCTTGACGGCGGCCACCTGGTGTTCTTCTCGGTGGAGGCGATCATGCGCAGACCGGTAAGTCTCAGAACCATGGAGATTTTTCAGCAGATCGGCATGGTCCTGCTCGGCACCCTGATGATTTTCGCCTTTTATAACGATCTGGCCCGGCTGTTCCAATAA